In Vicinamibacteria bacterium, the DNA window GCCCGACGATCCCCTTTGGCTGGAGTTCGTTTCGCGCTTCCAGCCGAGGTTGCGGCTCGCCATCCTGAGAACGTACCAGATCGAGGCGGCGCGCCATCCCGAGCTCGACACCGGCTCGATCGAAGAGACTGCGGAAGACCTCACCCAGGCGGTATTCGTCAAGCTGCTGGAGTCTCGGCGCCGTGCGCTCTCCCGATTTCGAGGAAAAACCGAGCACTCGATTTACACCTATTTGGCAGCCATTGGTGTGAACCTGGTGCGGGATCACTTCCGCAAGCTGAGGACGCTCAAGACCCCGAAAGCGTCGGTCTCCCTCTCCAATCTGGTCGCGACGGAAGACAAGAGCGAACGGCTCTCCTACACGCAGACGATCGTCTGCGACGCCGAGGG includes these proteins:
- a CDS encoding sigma-70 family RNA polymerase sigma factor: MNRTDAKRLSNRSLLQSLLDAGPDDPLWLEFVSRFQPRLRLAILRTYQIEAARHPELDTGSIEETAEDLTQAVFVKLLESRRRALSRFRGKTEHSIYTYLAAIGVNLVRDHFRKLRTLKTPKASVSLSNLVATEDKSERLSYTQTIVCDAEGPERLVAAREFRRRVEAAIEETSRQSRTSARDRLVFRLFFLEGLTISEIAGIQAVRLSASGVEKCVRRIREVLKHHLSEGGEAGGISS